Proteins from one Juglans microcarpa x Juglans regia isolate MS1-56 chromosome 1S, Jm3101_v1.0, whole genome shotgun sequence genomic window:
- the LOC121245843 gene encoding U-box domain-containing protein 43-like, translating into MSLELIPIGTILTVLTNQVFKTAQAAKDVLFEKESFKVLSKHLFEIEPVLKELQSQELNDSQAARLALESLEADVKKANNLVEKYKNCARFYLLIRCRYIVKEVQEVTRDIGKSLAALSLANTEVLSRISDQVLRLQNEMQRVELEASHSQLQIVDKLNQGIRDQKLDQGFANDMLEEIARAVGVPVEPSEISKELASFRREKEEAANRKERAEVFFLEQVIELLSRADAARDYEEVKKQYLQRVQVIEQYDDREEYIPPLNSFLCCICKSVMTDPVSLCTGTTCERDAIISWLDSGKRTDPETGEVLEDISLRSNLPLRQSIEEWRELNYCLNIRSSMAKLLSGVDSSVEEALSQMQYLVRESSINKDWVSIGGLTDFVISILGSSHNRDVKRKILITLKDIVEGHARNKEKVFNSRGWDHIIPCLGRDSSISKAAVELLYELLQERSSWNVSVCRKLSQQCSAIIFLVTLLKGFQRESAQTAEKILMKLFEIDEENISRAAKAGWYKPLIERIVQGPPSSRKSMVRTIVNTELTDLNLKLLGAEGVIPPLLEMTSGNIESKELSLSALVKLSCCDANKELIAGGGGVSLVLKLMFAPNVHTVIVVKCSEILEKLASEDDGIKFFVNEGGAQLELEPIITNLLALQQKANSAHNFRRPALRTLLGICKFEAGLVKKAVLTANGVSLVLPLLDDSDSEIREIAINLLFLFSQHEPQGVVEYLLKPRRLEALVGFLENEDKGDVQMAAAGLLANLPKSEGPLTMKLIELDGIDAILKILRTGTIEAKENALSALFRFSDPTNIKSQRILVERGAYPLLVNFLRAGSVTAKARAAALIGTLSKSSPKLTVVKSSTCWCFQPSGNPLCSAHGGICSVTDTFCLLEAKALPDLVKLLSEEVHATAFEAIQTLSTLILDGSPQRGANVLHKAAAIKPILETLTWGTNSLKEEALGLLEKVFVQKEMVECYGSTARVLLVGLTGRNVYEDGHLGRKAAKVLALLERYSRSSTSLIPGLYG; encoded by the exons ATGTCTTTGGAGCTCATACCTATAGGGACCATCTTGACTGTGCTAACGAATCAGGTCTTTAAAACAGCTCAAGCGGCAAAGGATGTTCTTTTCGAAAAGGAGAGTTTCAAGGTCCTATCAAAGCACTTGTTTGAAATTGAACCAGTCTTAAAGGAATTGCAGAGTCAAGAATTAAATGATTCTCAAGCTGCGAGGCTCGCCCTGGAGTCTCTTGAAGCAGATGTTAAAAAGGCTAATAATTTGGTTGAGAAGTATAAAAATTGTGCCCGATTCTACTTACTGATCAGGTGTCGGTACATTGTCAAGGAGGTACAAGAAGTCACAAGGGATATTGGAAAGTCTTTGGCTGCACTGTCGCTTGCAAATACTGAAGTTCTTTCACGGATATCAGATCAGGTGCTTAGGTTACAGAATGAGATGCAGAGAGTGGAACTTGAGGCTTCGCATTCTCAGCTCCAAATTGTTGACAAATTAAACCAAGGTATTAGAGACCAGAAACTTGACCAGGGTTTTGCAAATGACATGCTTGAAGAAATTGCGAGGGCAGTTGGGGTGCCCGTGGAGCCCTCTGAGATAAGCAAAGAGCTAGCAAGCTTcagaagggaaaaagaagaagctgCCAACAGGAAAGAAAGAGccgaagttttttttttggagcagGTTATTGAGCTCCTCTCTCGAGCTGATGCTGCAAGGGACTATGAAGAGGTCAAGAAGCAGTATCTCCAAAGAGTTCAGGTCATAGAACAATATGATGATAGGGAAGAATATATCCCACCACttaattcttttctttgttgtatCTGTAAATCTGTGATGACTGATCCTGTCAGCCTTTGCACTGGTACAACATGTGAGCGAGATGCCATCATATCTTGGTTAGACAGTGGCAAGAGAACGGATCCTGAAACAGGTGAGGTTCTCGAAGATATTTCTCTAAGGTCTAACCTTCCACTGAGACAATCAATAGAAGAGTGGCGAGAACTTAATTACTGCCTCAATATACGATCTTCCATGGCAAAGCTGTTGTCAGGTGTCGACTCATCTGTGGAAGAGGCACTGAGTCAGATGCAATATCTTGTGAGAGAAAGTTCTATTAACAAGGACTGGGTTTCCATTGGAGGGCTTACTGATTTTGTAATCTCTATCCTCGGAAGCTCCCACAACAGAGATGTGAAGAGAAAGATTTTGATTACCTTGAAAGATATTGTAGAAGGGCATGCAAGAAACAAG GAGAAAGTGTTCAATTCCCGGGGATGGGATCACATTATTCCTTGCTTAGGGCGTGATTCAAGCATCTCGAAGGCCGCAGTTGAATTGCTTTATGAGTTGTTGCAAGAGAGATCTAGCTGGAACGTGTCTGTCTGCAGGAAACTCTCTCAGCAATGCAGtgcaattatttttcttgtcacCCTGTTAAAGGGTTTTCAGAGGGAGTCAGCACAGACTGCCGAAAAAATCTTGATGAAGTTATTTGAGATAGATGAGGAGAATATTTCTCGTGCTGCCAAAGCTGGCTGGTATAAACCACTTATTGAACGCATAGTTCAAG GGCCCCCGTCTTCGAGGAAGTCAATGGTAAGAACAATTGTTAATACAGAATTGACTGATTTGAATCTGAAGCTCCTTGGCGCGGAAGGGGTTATACCTCCTTTGCTTGAGATGACATCTGGGAATATTGAGTCAAAAGAATTATCCTTATCAGCCCTGGTTAAACTATCATGTTGCGATGCCAATAAAGAGCTCAttgctggtggtggtggagttTCACTCGTTTTGAAACTAATGTTTGCTCCGAATGTGCACACAGTTATTGTTGTGAAATGCTCTGAAATCCTTGAGAAACTTGCTTCTGAAGATGATGGCATTAAATTCTTTGTCAATGAAGGAGGGGCACAACTTGAGTTAGAGCCTATCATCACTAATTTGTTAGCTTTGCAGCAGAAAGCTAACTCGGCCCATAATTTCCGAAGGCCAGCCTTGCGTACCCTGCTAGGAATTTGCAAGTTTGAAGCAGGGTTGGTTAAGAAAGCGGTTCTCACTGCCAATGGTGTGTCCCTAGTGCTTCCGCTTCTTGATGACTCCGACTCTGAAATTAGGGAGATTGCTATCAATTtactcttccttttctctcagcATGAGCCACAAGGAGTTGTGGAGTACCTTCTCAAGCCAAGGAGGCTAGAGGCCTTGGTGGGGTTTCTGGAGAATGAGGATAAGGGTGATGTACAGATGGCTGCTGCCGGTTTATTAGCAAACCTACCAAAATCAGAAGGACCACTCACCATGAAGTTAATTGAATTGGATGGAATTGATGCTATTCTAAAAATTCTACGAACTGGGACTATTGAAGCAAAAGAAAATGCTCTGAGTGCCCTCTTCAGATTCTCAGATCCCACAAATATTAAGTCGCAGCGTATTTTGGTTGAAAGAGGAGCATACCCTTTGCTTGTAAACTTTCTCAGGGCTGGTTCTGTAACAGCAAAGGCAAGAGCAGCAGCACTCATCGGTACTCTTTCCAAGAGCAGTCCAAAGCTCACTGTTGTCAAATCAAGTACTTGCTGGTGCTTCCAGCCATCAGGTAATCCTTTATGCTCAGCACATGGTGGTATCTGTAGTGTGACCGATACATTCTGTCTGTTGGAGGCAAAGGCTTTGCCTGACTTGGTAAAGCTCTTAAGTGAAGAGGTTCATGCAACTGCTTTTGAAGCAATCCAGACACTTTCTACTTTGATTCTGGACGGCTCTCCTCAGAGAGGGGCCAATGTCTTACATAAGGCTGCTGCCATAAAACCTATATTAGAGACTTTGACGTGGGGAACGAATTCTCTAAAGGAGGAGGCTTTGGGACTCTTGGAGAAAGTTTTTGTGCAAAAGGAAATGGTGGAATGCTATGGATCAACAGCTAGAGTACTTCTTGTTGGTCTAACTGGAAGGAATGTTTATGAGGATGGCCATCTGGGTAGGAAGGCTGCTAAAGTCTTGGCCCTCCTGGAACGCTATTCAAGATCATCAACATCTTTGATTCCGGGACTATATGGGTGA